A DNA window from Primulina tabacum isolate GXHZ01 chromosome 12, ASM2559414v2, whole genome shotgun sequence contains the following coding sequences:
- the LOC142521272 gene encoding uncharacterized protein LOC142521272, which produces MASTSTTTTPTVHHGEKPEKFHGIDFKRWQQKMLFYLTTLALAKFLKEDPPTVDEGEQDTQKRTAVDAWNHSDFLCKNYILNGLDNALYNVYCQVKTAKELWESLDKKYRSEDAGLKKFIVGRFLDFKMIDSKSIMAQVQELQVILQEIHSEGMTLSDSFQVAAMIEKLSPMWKDFKNYLKH; this is translated from the coding sequence ATGGCCTCAACAAGTACAACGACGACTCCAACTGTCCATCATGGAGAAAAACCTGAAAAGTTCCATGGTATTGATTTCAAGCGGTGGCAACAAAAAATGCTATTCTACTTGACCACCTTAGCTTTGGCGAAATTCCTCAAAGAAGATCCACCTACTGTTGATGAAGGAGAACAAGATACTCAAAAGAGGACAGCCGTTGATGCATGGAATCACAGCGACTTCCTATGCAAAAACTATATCTTGAATGGACTAGACAATGCACTATACAACGTGTATTGTCAAGTGAAAACGGCAAAAGAATTGTGGGAGTCACTTGACAAGAAGTATAGATCTGAGGATGCCGGCTTGAAGAAATTCATTGTCGGACGATTCTTGGATTTCAAGATGATTGATTCCAAATCAATTATGGCCCAAGTGCAAGAGTTACAAGTAATTCTGCAAGAAATTCATTCGGAAGGAATGACTCTTAGTGATTCATTCCAAGTGGCGGCCATGATTGAAAAGTTGTCTCCTATGTGGAAAGATTTTAAGAATTATCTCAAGCATTAA
- the LOC142520726 gene encoding phenylalanine--tRNA ligase beta subunit, cytoplasmic-like: MPTVSVGRDRLFQALGRTYTEEEFEDLCFKFGIELDDVTTEKAIIRKEKHLDEENPSEDEEVIYKIEVPANRYDLLCLEGLAQALRIFNGLDPIPTYNVANISKESMLKMHVRSETSLVRPYVVCAVLRGVTFDEARYNSFIDLQDRLHQNICRRRTLVAIGTHDLDTIKGPFTYEALPPPEINFIPLKQTKNFRADELMEFYKSDMKLKKFLHIIENSPVFPVIYDHSRTVLSLPPIINGAHSAISLETKNVFIECTATDLTKANIVLNTVVSMFSVYCERKFEVEPVEVIYPDGKSYICPDLSLYQMVVPLSCITNTVGVSLPVHEVAGLLNKMQLHAEPSVSKEKQTIFTISVPPTRSDILHPCDVAEDVAIAYGYNEIPKMKLPSLKPQSLNQFTDLIRTEIAMVGYTEVLTWILCSYKENFTMLNRKDDKATAAINGNPRNADFEVVRTSLMPGILKTVGHNKDHPKPIKIFEVGDVVLLNETKDVGASNRRYLAALYCGSTSGFELIHGLVDRIMEVIGTPFVARGDKTGYYIQSSDEPEFLPGRQANVIYNGKQIGTFGIVHPQVLDNFDIPDPCSFVELDIESFL; this comes from the exons ATGCCTACGGTTAGCGTAGGCAGAGATCGCCTCTTCCAAGCCTTAGGACGCACTTACA CTGAGGAAGAGTTTGAAGATTTATGCTTCAAATTCGGGATTGAGCTCGATGACGTG ACAACGGAAAAAGCAATTATACGGAAAGAGAAGCATTTGGATGAAGAAAACCCTTCCGAAGATGAAGAAGTGATTTACAAAATTGAGGTGCCGGCCAATAG ATACGACTTGCTTTGTCTCGAGGGGTTGGCACAAGCCCTCCGCATATTCAATGGGCTTGATCCAATTCCTACATACAATGTTGCAAACATCAGTAAAGAATCTATGCTCAAAATGCATGTGAGATCGGAG ACGTCTCTGGTTCGACCATATGTTGTATGCGCTGTTTTAAGAGGTGTTACATTCGATGAAGCTAGATATAATAGTTTTATAGATCTTCAAGATCGACTTCATCAGAATATATGCCG GCGACGAACTTTGGTTGCAATTGGCACGCACGATTTGGATACAATAAAAGGCCCTTTCACATATGAA GCTTTACCACCCCCAGAGATAAACTTCATACCCTTGAAACAG ACAAAGAACTTCAGAGCGGATGAGCTAATGGAATTTTACAAG TCGGATATGAAACTGAAGAAATTTTTGCATATAATCGAGAATTCACCGGTGTTCCCAGTTATATATGATCATAGCAG GACTGTTTTGTCTTTGCCTCCAATTATTAATGGTGCACATTCTGCCATTAGCTTGGAGACAAAGAATGTATTTATTGAGTGTACAGCCACAGATCTGACAAAAGCAAATATTGTTCTGAACACAGTG gTTTCCATGTTTTCGGTCTATTGTGAAAGGAAGTTTGAGGTGGAGCCAGTTGAAGTAATTTACCCCGACGGAAAATCATACATATGCCCAGATCTGTCACTGTACCAGATGGTTGTACCTTTATCATGCATCACGAATACAGTTGGAGTTTCGTTGCCTGTCCATGAG GTGGCAGGTTTGTTGAATAAAATGCAATTACATGCTGAGCCCTCTGTATCTAAAGAGAAGCAAACCATCTTCACTATATCTGTACCTCCAACGAGAAGTGATATTCTTCATCCTTGTGATGTGGCTGAG GATGTCGCGATTGCTTATGGTTACAAtgaaattccaaagatgaaGCTGCCATCGTTGAAGCCACAGTCATTGAATCAGTTCACTGATCTTATTCGAACGGAG ATTGCAATGGTTGGTTATACAGAGGTGTTAACATGGATCTTATGCTCGTATAAAGAAAATTTCACCATGCTTAACCGGAAAGATGACAAGGCAACAGCAGCAATAAATGGAAATCCCCGGAACGCTGATTTTGAG GTGGTCCGTACCAGCCTAATGCCGGGCATATTGAAAACAGTCGGGCACAATAAAGACCATCCAAAACCAATCAAG atttttgaagtgGGTGATGTGGTGCTGCTTAACGAGACGAAAGATGTAGGTGCCTCAAATCGTCGTTATCTCGCAGCTCTATATTGCGGGTCTACCTCAGGATTCGAG CTGATACACGGTCTTGTGGATAGAATCATGGAAGTCATCGGAACTCCTTTTGTAGCCCGTGGTGACAAAACAGGCTATTATATTCAAAGTTCAGAC GAGCCTGAGTTTCTTCCAGGTAGACAAGCGAACGTCATTTATAATGGAAAACAAATAGGCACTTTTGGTATCGTCCATCCACAG GTGTTGGATAACTTTGATATTCCGGACCCCTGCTCTTTCGTGGAACTCGACATCGAGAGCTTCCTGTAA